The proteins below are encoded in one region of Cardiocondyla obscurior isolate alpha-2009 linkage group LG29, Cobs3.1, whole genome shotgun sequence:
- the LOC139112486 gene encoding uncharacterized protein — MRDPSTFTVTTLKDKLRELNLVATGVKNELIKRLQEADPSGQWIIDLDSTEVDASEEERSDTASPSGAADDQENPPDKEEILRKENELAKKEQSLMARELNVMRRENEQLRALTQVSQNESFSVSAYKISLTSLKELLPAFSGKYGTFQKWKE; from the coding sequence ATGAGAGATCCTAGTACATTCACCGTTACGACATTAAAGGATAAGCTGCGTGAGTTAAACCTGGTTGCAACAGGcgttaaaaatgaattaatcaAGAGGCTTCAAGAAGCGGATCCGTCAGGACAATGGATCATAGATCTTGATTCGACGGAGGTAGACGCGTCGGAAGAAGAGCGAAGTGATACCGCGAGTCCGAGTGGGGCAGCAGACGATCAGGAAAATCCACCTGATAAAGAAGAAATACTCAGAAAGGAAAATGAGTTAGCGAAAAAAGAACAATCTTTAATGGCTCGAGAATTGAACGTTATGCGAAGAGAAAATGAGCAGTTACGCGCTTTGACACAAGTGTCGCAAAACGAAAGCTTCAGTGTGTCAGCCTACAAGATTAGTTTGACTAGTTTGAAGGAACTATTACCGGCCTTCAGTGGAAAATACGGAACTTTTCAGAAATGGAAAGAATAG